From Tripterygium wilfordii isolate XIE 37 chromosome 16, ASM1340144v1, whole genome shotgun sequence, one genomic window encodes:
- the LOC119980475 gene encoding transcription factor TCP12-like isoform X2: MSFSSDLLGFPNHCNQDPQMLPSSTYNGNGLISYSDNPPISHTPFYNYTNNPDSSKHLDEQHPPNFLHLPSPFLHYGLEVLEEDHHDVFDFYNPQQSMKGTDDYSVSDFRGDEHTTIEKSKKGTKMKQVSSTTAAAAAAGGGGKKSGKKDRHSKINTAQGLRDRRMRLSLKVAREFFDLQDKLGYDKASKTVDWLLTQAKVEINNINFMSCSLSNAAEKSASSATYSECEVVSQIDNTEPKESSICVKNKERKVRQQSQKNAIFRGGPLAKESREKARARARERTRMKLCDHPHHHHQEATPSTNYDQLSQLSSWSLFEAADSSSGHHNHPSMEVEKPCFHDHQVVTTTTTTTHEDMVDNNSSVIIMDKFWNTTTGPPNFGYLPNTSTITTGILPQQFFSKPWESYNNLNLY; this comes from the exons ATGTCATTCTCAAGTGATCTTTTAGGGTTTCCCAACCATTGCAATCAAGATCCTCAAATGCTTCCTTCAAGCACTTACAATGGAAATGGTCTTATCTCTTATAGTGACAACCCGCCCATCTCCCACACACCCTTCTATAATTACACCAATAACCCAGATAGTTCAAAACACTTAGATGAACAACACCCTCCTAATTTCTTACACTTGCCCTCTCCCTTCCTTCACTATGGATTAGAAGTACTAGAAGAAGATCACCATGATGTTTTTGATTTCTACAACCCACAACAATCTATGAAAGGCACCGATGACTACTCAGTATCCGATTTTCGTGGTGATGAGCATACTACGATTGAGAAAAGCAAGAAGGGTACCAAGATGAAGCAAGTCTcatcaacaacagcagcagcagcagcagcaggaggAGGAGGGAAGAAATCAGGGAAGAAAGATAGGCATAGCAAGATCAACACGGCTCAAGGATTGCGAGATCGGAGAATGAGATTGTCTCTCAAAGTTGCAAGAGAATTCTTTGATCTACAAGACAAGCTAGGCTATGATAAGGCAAGTAAAACGGTTGATTGGTTACTAACACAAGCGAAAGTCGAGATCAACAACATCAACTTCATGAGCTGCAGTCTCAGTAATGCTGCTGAAAAGAGTGCATCTTCAGCTACATATTCCGAGTGTGAAGTAGTCTCTCAAATCGATAATACTGAGCCTAAAGAGAGTTCAATTTGTGTcaagaacaaagaaagaaaggtcAGGCAGCAGTCGCAGAAGAATGCAATATTTCGCGGTGGCCCGCTCGCAAAGGAGTCAAGGGAGAAGGCGAGAGCAAGGGCAAGAGAAAGGACCAGAATGAAACTATGtgatcatcctcatcatcatcatcaagaagCAACACCAAGTACTAATTATGATCAATTGAGTCAATTAAGCTCATGGAGTCTCTTTGAGGCGGCGGATTCTTCTTCCGGTCACCATAATCATCCTTCAATGGAGGTAGAGAAGCCTTGCTTTCATGACCACCAAGTCGTCACCACCACTACTACAACTACTCATGAAGACATGGTTGATAATAATTCTTCAGTGATTATAATGGACAAGTTCTGGAACACAACTACTGGTCCTCCTAATTTTGGTTACCTGCCTAATACTAGTACTATTACTACTGGTATTCTTCCTCAACAG TTCTTCAGCAAGCCATGGGAGTCCTACAACAATCTCAATCTATACTGA
- the LOC119980475 gene encoding transcription factor TCP12-like isoform X1: MSFSSDLLGFPNHCNQDPQMLPSSTYNGNGLISYSDNPPISHTPFYNYTNNPDSSKHLDEQHPPNFLHLPSPFLHYGLEVLEEDHHDVFDFYNPQQSMKGTDDYSVSDFRGDEHTTIEKSKKGTKMKQVSSTTAAAAAAGGGGKKSGKKDRHSKINTAQGLRDRRMRLSLKVAREFFDLQDKLGYDKASKTVDWLLTQAKVEINNINFMSCSLSNAAEKSASSATYSECEVVSQIDNTEPKESSICVKNKERKVRQQSQKNAIFRGGPLAKESREKARARARERTRMKLCDHPHHHHQEATPSTNYDQLSQLSSWSLFEAADSSSGHHNHPSMEVEKPCFHDHQVVTTTTTTTHEDMVDNNSSVIIMDKFWNTTTGPPNFGYLPNTSTITTGILPQQNQSTDFQFFSKPWESYNNLNLY, translated from the exons ATGTCATTCTCAAGTGATCTTTTAGGGTTTCCCAACCATTGCAATCAAGATCCTCAAATGCTTCCTTCAAGCACTTACAATGGAAATGGTCTTATCTCTTATAGTGACAACCCGCCCATCTCCCACACACCCTTCTATAATTACACCAATAACCCAGATAGTTCAAAACACTTAGATGAACAACACCCTCCTAATTTCTTACACTTGCCCTCTCCCTTCCTTCACTATGGATTAGAAGTACTAGAAGAAGATCACCATGATGTTTTTGATTTCTACAACCCACAACAATCTATGAAAGGCACCGATGACTACTCAGTATCCGATTTTCGTGGTGATGAGCATACTACGATTGAGAAAAGCAAGAAGGGTACCAAGATGAAGCAAGTCTcatcaacaacagcagcagcagcagcagcaggaggAGGAGGGAAGAAATCAGGGAAGAAAGATAGGCATAGCAAGATCAACACGGCTCAAGGATTGCGAGATCGGAGAATGAGATTGTCTCTCAAAGTTGCAAGAGAATTCTTTGATCTACAAGACAAGCTAGGCTATGATAAGGCAAGTAAAACGGTTGATTGGTTACTAACACAAGCGAAAGTCGAGATCAACAACATCAACTTCATGAGCTGCAGTCTCAGTAATGCTGCTGAAAAGAGTGCATCTTCAGCTACATATTCCGAGTGTGAAGTAGTCTCTCAAATCGATAATACTGAGCCTAAAGAGAGTTCAATTTGTGTcaagaacaaagaaagaaaggtcAGGCAGCAGTCGCAGAAGAATGCAATATTTCGCGGTGGCCCGCTCGCAAAGGAGTCAAGGGAGAAGGCGAGAGCAAGGGCAAGAGAAAGGACCAGAATGAAACTATGtgatcatcctcatcatcatcatcaagaagCAACACCAAGTACTAATTATGATCAATTGAGTCAATTAAGCTCATGGAGTCTCTTTGAGGCGGCGGATTCTTCTTCCGGTCACCATAATCATCCTTCAATGGAGGTAGAGAAGCCTTGCTTTCATGACCACCAAGTCGTCACCACCACTACTACAACTACTCATGAAGACATGGTTGATAATAATTCTTCAGTGATTATAATGGACAAGTTCTGGAACACAACTACTGGTCCTCCTAATTTTGGTTACCTGCCTAATACTAGTACTATTACTACTGGTATTCTTCCTCAACAG AATCAATCCACTGATTTTCAGTTCTTCAGCAAGCCATGGGAGTCCTACAACAATCTCAATCTATACTGA